The window aaaactacactgagctaacgttacagTGTTAAAAGGTGTAactactatataatgtatacaatgttaactacagattggctgccaaacctcccttcagtGATCCGTGATTGCCGTCttccctcgtctttaggaaaccaaactgatgaggtatttgttccagagttcagttaagccactagtcagaccattaaacaaacagacgCGTGACCGTGACAAcgcacgtgcgtccaatgaaaccgtcacACGACACAGACGCGTTTCGTGGAATTCCCCATGTATGACGTCATATAGAACGTTCGCTCACTGGCTATATAAAGCCAGATAGAATTGGATTCTATCATTATGTGGTAAGTATCAGAACGGTAAAGATGCAGAAAACAGGCGTTGCGAGACACTCGTGTATGTTATGTgctttttcattatttactttATGATTATTTATTGACTTTTTGTTAGacacaaataatataaatagtttttaacGTAATTTAACTCAACCATTTTTTTTGCTGTGCAGTGGGCTTGGACAAAAAGCGCCAATGGCAGCATGTGTAACGGATTCGAGCGCGTTTGTAAAAGCTTTCTGTGTAAAACGTACTTATCTTAAAGTTTTTGTGAAAACATAAAAGGGGCGCTGCTAGTCGGAATCCAGACATATTATTCAGACAGTAATTATTTAGATGTTATGAAATGTTAAGTGaagtattatttaaaaaatcatgtTTTCATGGATCCGACTCGAGTCGGTTGGAGAGGTCCATGTTCGAATTGTGTCAACTCTTGAGGTTTTCCACCTCATCCCATCCCaacagtggcggttctagaccATTTcaactgggggggggggggcaatcTGGGGCCAGTCGTACTGTTAGAGGGACCAGTTACATTTAGAATTATTCTTGTCATATAATTTTCTGCACTGTACTAAAGGCATTAACAGGCAAAATACCATGTTTATAATCATTCAATGTATTTgcatttcaactttattttttacatttgcattaCATCATTCAGTATTAGTCACAGTAAATGTAATTGcattttcattatatttttacattttcattacaTATTTAGTATCAGTCACAGtcactatttacattttaattgtattttcacaTTTGCATGACATATTCCGTATCAGTCACATTaactatttacattttaattacatttttacttttgcATTGCATATTCAGTCTCAGtcactatttacattttaattatatttttacatttgcattaTTCCGTATTAGTCACATTAACTGGATTCTACGATTTTTGTGGGGGGTTTTGCAAAAAGATCATCAAAAAACGAtcgcaaattaaaaaaataaaataatttcacaCCCCACATTTAGAGGGGTCACAAAGGGGGTTCAAGCTTGTTGTCACAGGGGCACTGGCCCCTCCCTAGAACCGCCACTGCGACCCAAATACGTAAGTTCTATTCAAATATGCTTATGTTGCCATTACTGtgaatattttataaatcatgGCCATAGCCAGCTAAGGTCACTGAGGTCCGGACCTCGTTAAATTTAtcatttcaaaaataaaatgtaagtttcTGTTGATTTATACACAGCCTACAGTAGACAATTGCAAatgaatttagtttttttgtgaaTTGAACAATTAATAACACACATATtcgaattttctgtaatggttttattgttttttttttttagcaggggACTCATCAGGTATTTGTTTTGAAAAGCAAACCaaggaaaataaaatgtgaccACGCTTGAGAAAACCCAGCtagttattttttgtgatttactgttttctacataaaatcatcctatacaatgtaaagaacattgtgtgaaaatataaccttgatatctttaatattgactgattgAGTCAAAGATTGAGCGAAATTAAACTTTTGATGCTCCTAATAgactggattttacagacaggggcacaattcagaaaaaagaaagtaaataatcaaagtttacaaatttccaccatatacattttgttttcttCACAATAATAGAGCATTTCCCAGTATGCACatgaattattttaatatatttagttAGTCTTCGGGTTTGGTGAGCTGCTCCAGACGCTGTAGGATGCTCTTCTGACCGTACCGCACGTGCAGGGCTCTTCTCTCTCTGCTGCTGAGTTTAGCCAGAGCTTCTTGATCCTCCAACAGTCTTCTGTCAGTTTCCACATCCTCAGAATAAGAGTTCAATGTTAGTCGAACCGCTGCGTGTAAGAGACGTTTCCACTCTGTCTTCAACTCCATCAGTCTCTCGAAATTCAAAGCCTGCTCCATTTTATCATCTTCATCACCTTCATCGTCCTCCCAACCTTCGTTTTCACGGAACTCCTCAAACTCTTGCCGCGACATGCACAGGACCTACTCGGAAAAACGCATGTTAATCAGCGGTTTATGGAAGCAAATAGGTCTGTTTAAGAAagatttttggttaaaaaagtAAGAcatggttgccttaaaattttgagttcattaaattaaaaatattagttttttaatatttttaagttgaatgaacagTACAATTCAATCTAATGACCTTGAGTGTTGTGTAGAGTTCACTGTAGGTGAGAGAACCTGACTGGCCGAAGATAAAAACCCCTTTCTCTCCCACAATCTCCATCTCACCCAGCATCTTCCACTTGTCCGATAACagctgtttgtctgttttgctTTGTGTCACTGTAATCACAAGCAAAGATACTTTTCTGTAGCCCTAAACATTATCAAAGTTATCAATACAAAAAATGAAACAAGGTCTATGTTAACATAACCCAGACAAAGAATTTGTACCTTGCATTGCTGCTTCATACACGCTGGACATCTGAACATCAGCGGTGTCATTGACGTTAGTTGGAAACGGCTCTGAAAAGCCGTACATGTGCAAGAGCTGCCAGTTTGCCATCTGACCGTAGGTATTAAAGACCTCCTCTCCCTTTTCAATCCGTCGTACAGCGACCATCTTCAAACAATCCTTTGCGTAATCAAAACAAAATGTTTGCTTGACTTTCAATTTGGTTTAAATATTGGATGTAGTTCTACTGTAGTATGTACAAAACAGCTAAATATCTGTGTATCACTTACAGGCGTATATTCCAGATTGGCATTATGCTTAGAGATGTGATTCAGCATGTCAGCCATGGGCACCATCATCGGAGGACTGGGTGCTTTCTCTTCAtcatcctcatcatcatcatctacagGCTCCTGAAAACTAAGAGAAGAAAGTGTTCAATATCAATATGGATTATATTAAATTCTAGCAAATATTTAGGCATATATTGACTTATTACATAAAGTGCCATCTAAGATTTCTGTATCTACGTTAATTAGTTAAATTCTGTTTTTTACCAAAATCTTTGCTTTGTTTACAGAATATAGCTTAAGTGAATCCTTATTTTAAGTTTGTATCAAAAATCTGATTATGTCCCTCTCAGTACCTCTCTTCTTCAAGTAAAGCATATGAGGAGCTTCATCTCACCTGTAGGCCATCACAAAAGCTACCAATCTCTTATAGAGCTCCAGGTTGTGCTTTTCAGGATCCCACAGATCAGGATGAGACTTCATGAACGGAAGGACGATGTCGTTATATTCGGCATGAAGTTTTTCCAGATCACTTTTGACAGCCTCTGGAATTCCTGTGCCTTTCAGAAGTTTATCCCGCTCCTCTTCTGACCTTCAAAACAAAACCACCACAACTTAGAATACAggttcctttaaagggacactccacttataCTTAAtatacttattttccagctcccctagagttaaacatttgattcttaccgttttggaatccattcagctgatctccgggtccagcgctaccacttttatcatagcttagcattattcattgaatccgattagaccatcagcatcgcactaaaaatcaaccaaagagtttcgatatttctcctatttaaaacttgactcctctgtagtcacatcgtgcaccaagaccgacagaaaaccaaaagttgcgattttccaggcagatatggctaggaactacactcccattctggcataataatcaagaactttgctgctgtaacatagCGGCAGGAGGcataatgatattacgcagcagctgaaaatagtccccttagtatctttcaatagcaggggactatttttgggaaGTGCGTaatatccgttttaattttccgtctgtcttagtacacgatgtaactacagaagagtcaagttttaaaaaggaaaaatatcgaaactctttggttatatttgagcgtgatgctaatggtctaatccgattcaatggataatgctaagctatgctaaaagtggtacccccCGACCcaaagatcggctgaatggattccaaaacggtaaaaatcaaatgtttaactgtaggggagctggaaaattagcatattttcaaaaaaagtgaagtgtccctttaaggacaTCATGAAGTCTTCTTATATGATATATGATTTATTTGGTCTCCTACCAGAACATGGGATGATCCAGTGTACCAAAGTCAGGCCAGAGGGACAGGTACGGCTTCCAGTGCGAGTGTGGAGACGTGTACTCATAAAGGAGGGCCAGAAGAAGAGGAACCCAGCCCGATCCACTCTCTAAAGATTTCATACCTATAGACAATGCcattataaaacactgaatcCTGATTCAAATGTAATATATCCCAAAAAATACTCTTACCATCTTCAAGCACCTTTTTGATCTCAGTGGTGCCCTGATGAAGAAGAGTCTCTCTGGGTATAGAGAATAAAACGTGTCCCTCTTCAATGTCCTCTTTGGCAAGCATGCCATACTCTGCAACTGTACCATCTTTACTTAAGCAGACCTAAAGCAGTACATATACATATGTTGTTTTCTTAAGATTTAAACAAGTCAAGGATGTAGGTTATTATCATCATGACAGCTTTTACTATCATAGTTACCTTATCACTGAGAGTCAGATTCACACTATCACACCATGACAAGAAAATCTTCAGTGGATCAAACGCATCAGTCTTACCATCTAACGTTATCTGAAAGACACGTGCGCTATTCAGATTCATAGATAATACATTTGTGAAACATCTACGTATCTGAATGTGGGACTGTTACAAAGACCACatctatttaaaatataaattataagtTAACTTACTTCAAACTTCCACTAAACTTACAATACTTTTATTAGTAGTAACTAGAGAAAGAGATTGTTTTACCTTTGCCCTTTTTGCATCTGTCGCCATCTTTTCTTCAAAAAGGCgatataaataacaaaatgtttataaataaaatacaaatgtatgatCACAAAATATACAGTAATGATCACAGAAGCCTGCATGTGACCAGCACTGCTCGCGTCTTCTTCTTGATGTACATTTGCtgaatgaaaacaacaaagcGCATTAGCGCCGCCTACTGGAGAGTTACTTTCAATTAAACGTAATAATAAGTCTGCAtcaatttatattttgttttaattaactgaatatattatttaattcatgttttattaattatattattatatactaTTTTTCTATCAAACAGTCTAACTTTCTTACCCTCCCTCATTCTTTAAAGCCCCTAAAAGCTAGCATATTAACCATATTATTTTTCAAATTCATGGAGACTAAAGTTTTTATGGTGTGGCCTATAGATATTAAATGTACAGCACAAAATTCAAACCTCAACAATAGGTTTTTTATTATTGAAGATGTTTAGGCATcatctaaaataattttttaaataagtcaATATATAATGTCATATCTTTTGTATATGGTGTCACTtgtttgccacattacatcaCACATATGCCCATGTtaacattgcacctttaaatataaatattcacaaaatatttttaacatttgtataattatttttaattcaaTGACACTTTACAGTAAGGATTAATTTGTTAACATATGCATTAGGTAATACACAATAAActaaaattagcaaaagtgaatAAATGCTCAGaaactatattgttcattgttagccaatgcatttactaatgataacaaatacaacctaAAGTGTTGCCTATGTGTCTTGCTCAAACTATAATTACTAAGAAAAATTCATGGCGTGTGCAAGCAATAAATCTGTTTCTGAATCTGAATTTACAGATGTTagtcaaacaatgtttttattacagttttttacaatcactttgctactattttcagaaccttgatgtcatttttcacaactctAGATACAAAACTGAAAACGGTAATCACTTGTAACACaggctgtctagtgttcaaaacattgcattgtgcattcacatctttaaagacatcttgcacttgcacaatcattgtttcaaaacacaaatttactgtgAAATACCATGAAAACATAACTATAGATCACCCACACACAAGCAACTGATAGTTTCACTAAGTCATTGTTTGTACAATCATTAAATATTGTAGAACAAAATTGGTGATACAGATTTCATTATGGTACATGTAGAGCAAATACATATCTGTAAAAGTACTGCAGTAGTAGAGAGAATACGACAGACACATTGGAATCATTGAACAAAGTTTGTAATGTATTGATGAAAACACTACAGTACAATCACAACATAGGTCACATCATTTTACAATCTGCACTCAATCATCAGTAACAAGTTGGCAGAATTGGACAAGCAATTACAAGGGCCTGCATCTATACAGTACAGTGATAATTGGTTCATGCTCCATGCTTATTGGTTACAATGAACCTCATTATCTTGAaactttcatgattttcagtAAACATGGAAGATTCTTTGTCTGTTTCCATACAACTATTACGAATAATGCAACAGTTACTTATCATTTTGGGCAGTTGTATTGATTGATAGTTAGATCATTGTAAGAAAATGAATAGACACTTATTTGTGATGTGTGAATAGCCTTTTGAAACAGTAGTACGTTGATGTTAAGTTGTGTCATATTGAACATGTGATTTTGGTTGAATGAACAAATGatccaagttttatgtgtattgtatccaagcaattgagaaaagagttaagagttttgaaaaatgtgcattttgatctttggttgtgagttttgtgtctagagttgtgaaaaatgacatcaatgttctgaaaatagtagcaaagtgattgtaaaaaactgtaattcatAGTCTCTTTAAGCTTCACAGACATCCTGTATGGTCTATGTGCTCGAGTCACTCAAAAAACAGGGGTGAAGTCTGGTTCTCCTGCGTCCTCCGGCCAGATGAACTCAAACCAGAGAGACCAAAAATAAGAAGCACCCTATCCAACCAGATCCTCCCCAAGACATTTGCGGGGATCTGGACAGATAtgtattattttacattattcaTGTGCCTTTAAAGAATTTACAAGGTAAACGTATACATAAATTCACCATGACAGCAGAATGAAGCTTATCTTACAATGCTAAACAGAAACAATGTTATCTTACAAACAGAAAAGGCATAAATGTGTCAGGCTTGTCATACTGGTACTGATCATTCAGAAAGTTGACTGGATTAAGCTCATGAGGCAACCACTTCCACTTGTCCTTCTCATACAGCACAGAGGAGACGTTGGGAATGATGAGCGTTCCCCGTGAGAAAGAAGtcagaaaaaaacactttttaaacataaaccacTGTAGATTTGTATTGTATACTGCAGGAATTTTCAAACTTTTCTGTCAGACGAACCCCCttgacctaaattatttacttaaaggggacatttgaagatttagtgtgttgtgattcgacagcagcttagcttggcgttagcttagctggcgactgccGTAGcgttcctgtgggcggagtttagtcaaaaaaactgttctagtgacgtcattaaagcaggaagtagagggctgttgtccaaaccggccgttcgctttatgctttgaaaggcgaattctgttaaagaaagtatatcgcctggcagtgaactttgagctttatcattttacaggtattatttatgctattatagcaacattacacaccgACTAGGGTTTTAAAAATGGGTTCAGGAAGAAGGTGACCTTTAAACTCACTCTTTTAAAATCAGGCATGGGATTTTCCAGATTAAACTGTAGCAGGGTTGCCAAATATCGGGAGGGGTTGTGGCCTAGATGGGAAGTTTTTGGGGCTGCAGGTTTTGAtgagaaagaagaagaagaagagagaaAAGCTTATCCAAAGCAGAATCACATCGGCCAACATGTTTACTGTCGCTCCAATGCACCCTGACCTgtattgataaaaaaataacattgacgtgttaaaggcggagtccatgatgtttgaaagccaatgttgatatttgaaatcacctaaacaaacacgcccctaccccaatagaatctggaccttctgttgatagacccgccccacacatacgcaaaccggcatttgatttgatttgattggctgtaagtgtgttttggtagtcggcccgtctccttttccaacgcgtttttcaaacatcgtggactccgcctttaatgtgaccctgcattttaaaaagataaCTGGTGGTAGACCACCTGTATAGCCTTA is drawn from Misgurnus anguillicaudatus chromosome 6, ASM2758022v2, whole genome shotgun sequence and contains these coding sequences:
- the setd6 gene encoding N-lysine methyltransferase setd6; translation: MATDAKRAKITLDGKTDAFDPLKIFLSWCDSVNLTLSDKVCLSKDGTVAEYGMLAKEDIEEGHVLFSIPRETLLHQGTTEIKKVLEDGMKSLESGSGWVPLLLALLYEYTSPHSHWKPYLSLWPDFGTLDHPMFWSEEERDKLLKGTGIPEAVKSDLEKLHAEYNDIVLPFMKSHPDLWDPEKHNLELYKRLVAFVMAYSFQEPVDDDDEDDEEKAPSPPMMVPMADMLNHISKHNANLEYTPDCLKMVAVRRIEKGEEVFNTYGQMANWQLLHMYGFSEPFPTNVNDTADVQMSSVYEAAMQVTQSKTDKQLLSDKWKMLGEMEIVGEKGVFIFGQSGSLTYSELYTTLKVLCMSRQEFEEFRENEGWEDDEGDEDDKMEQALNFERLMELKTEWKRLLHAAVRLTLNSYSEDVETDRRLLEDQEALAKLSSRERRALHVRYGQKSILQRLEQLTKPED